In a genomic window of Infirmifilum sp. NZ:
- a CDS encoding asparagine synthetase A gives MKTQVLLENIQVSDLFESLSSAQKRLVLHVFSETLRALTSSFLRRGFTWLLPVVTSKATDPLWPDPVASIEARPELELYGERVRLTQSMILHKQLLVAAGYEKVFVLSPNVRVERRDRAKTGRHAYEFTQLDFEVKGAKREDIFRLVEGVLSEVVEHLEECCEKQLLELGAELEKFRAPFKVYRMKELEEKYGPDWETLASIESSEPFWVTDIPREFYDYEDLERGEWHNYDLILPEGYGEVLSGAEREWQYDKIAYKMRRDGVSMDSYRYYLELAKRGVLVPSAGAGIGVERLVLWLTKRSHIAEVQPFPRIPGIVTPL, from the coding sequence ATGAAGACCCAGGTTCTCCTCGAGAACATACAGGTCTCCGACTTGTTCGAGTCTCTTTCAAGCGCCCAAAAGAGGCTCGTTCTCCACGTATTCTCAGAAACCCTACGCGCCTTAACATCATCCTTCCTAAGGAGGGGTTTCACGTGGCTACTACCGGTAGTGACGAGTAAAGCGACAGACCCCCTATGGCCCGATCCCGTGGCAAGCATTGAGGCGCGCCCAGAGCTGGAACTCTACGGGGAGCGTGTGAGGCTGACGCAGAGCATGATCCTCCACAAGCAGCTACTGGTGGCGGCCGGTTACGAGAAGGTATTCGTTCTCTCACCGAACGTCAGAGTCGAGAGGCGCGACCGCGCGAAAACCGGGAGGCACGCGTACGAGTTCACGCAGCTCGACTTCGAGGTAAAAGGAGCCAAGCGCGAGGACATTTTCAGGCTAGTTGAGGGTGTGCTGTCGGAGGTTGTAGAGCACCTGGAGGAGTGCTGTGAGAAACAGCTATTGGAGCTCGGCGCTGAGCTGGAGAAGTTCAGAGCCCCGTTCAAGGTTTACAGGATGAAGGAGCTTGAAGAGAAGTACGGCCCCGATTGGGAAACACTGGCCTCAATCGAGTCGAGCGAGCCCTTCTGGGTGACGGACATCCCGAGGGAGTTTTACGACTACGAGGACCTCGAGAGGGGGGAGTGGCACAACTACGACCTGATTCTCCCTGAAGGATACGGGGAGGTGCTGTCGGGCGCTGAGAGGGAGTGGCAGTACGACAAGATAGCTTACAAGATGAGGAGAGACGGCGTGAGCATGGACTCTTACAGGTACTACTTAGAGCTCGCGAAGAGGGGAGTACTTGTACCGAGTGCCGGAGCGGGGATAGGTGTGGAGAGGCTTGTTCTCTGGCTCACGAAGCGGTCGCACATCGCGGAGGTTCAGCCTTTCCCGAGGATCCCCGGAATCGTGACGCCCCTATAG
- a CDS encoding AMP-binding protein, giving the protein MSVERIVPPSMRFKAISLQEYRKAYAASIDDLQGFWSQQAKGLVWKREWAAAVAGLGPSTRWFVGGELSPYENVILRHKETNVWSKTAILYVNENGEGHTLTYSDLDSLAERVSCGLRGLGLSKGDWVAVYSPPNVESFAFMLGALRAGLPFEPIFTGFSPAEMARRVLRRGAKALFVTPSYLRRGRLVDFMGSGKTQLEKLAEAGIKVIVNDPAGAYESFTGFADILENCSAGAESLESSSPLFGLHSAYADGFKPITHPAGGFLVQTYATSRWVGLRPRDTVFCTVWPGWITSVTYQFFGSLMLGSTILLYDGAPDWPSWSRWIDMIDSYAVTVFLTTSSALRMLSKQDSTIFAGKNDTLREIIVTAEPLEPEVWRWAYTTIGTLPYPVVDSNPGKGGSIPVLSMFIQSEVGTFFTGNLVNYTFTHIEPGSSGPPFPGFHVDVVDDLGNSIRGKPGRLVLRKPWVSVPVEAPEEFYEAWRNGYYDTGDLALMNPEGYVYPLGRRDEVMKVSGYRLSPGALEEAARLAGADWALALPLRNPDRLEAPVLIYHGDAEEEEVIRAVREAVGPIATPVKVIQVSGKPVVNASRVDLASLTRKGELESVLRLLSS; this is encoded by the coding sequence ATGAGTGTCGAGAGGATTGTCCCTCCGTCCATGAGGTTTAAGGCTATCAGCCTCCAGGAGTACCGCAAAGCCTACGCGGCGAGCATCGACGACCTTCAGGGCTTCTGGAGCCAGCAGGCTAAGGGGCTTGTGTGGAAGCGCGAGTGGGCAGCGGCCGTAGCGGGGCTTGGGCCGAGCACCAGGTGGTTCGTCGGCGGGGAGCTGAGCCCGTACGAGAACGTGATCTTGAGGCACAAGGAGACGAACGTGTGGTCCAAAACTGCAATCCTCTACGTGAACGAGAACGGCGAAGGCCACACCCTGACCTACAGCGACCTAGACTCGCTGGCCGAAAGGGTGAGCTGCGGCCTCAGGGGGCTCGGCTTGAGTAAGGGTGACTGGGTGGCCGTCTACAGCCCCCCGAACGTCGAGAGCTTCGCTTTCATGCTGGGAGCGCTCCGCGCGGGGCTACCCTTCGAACCAATATTCACGGGCTTCTCGCCGGCGGAGATGGCGCGCAGAGTGCTCAGAAGAGGGGCTAAGGCGCTTTTCGTGACTCCCAGCTACCTCAGGAGGGGGAGGCTCGTGGACTTCATGGGCTCGGGGAAGACCCAGCTCGAGAAGCTCGCTGAAGCGGGAATCAAGGTGATTGTCAACGACCCTGCCGGCGCGTACGAGTCCTTCACAGGCTTCGCAGACATCCTCGAGAATTGTAGCGCTGGGGCTGAAAGCCTGGAGTCGAGTAGCCCGCTTTTCGGGCTCCACAGCGCATATGCGGACGGGTTCAAGCCCATAACCCACCCAGCCGGAGGCTTTCTTGTTCAGACCTACGCCACTTCGAGGTGGGTCGGGCTCAGGCCCAGGGATACGGTCTTCTGCACGGTCTGGCCCGGGTGGATCACAAGCGTGACGTACCAGTTCTTCGGCTCTCTGATGCTCGGATCAACCATTCTGCTCTACGACGGGGCACCCGACTGGCCAAGCTGGAGCAGGTGGATTGACATGATCGACTCCTACGCCGTCACGGTGTTCCTGACCACGAGCAGCGCCCTCCGCATGCTCTCGAAGCAGGACTCTACGATCTTCGCGGGTAAGAACGACACCCTGAGGGAGATCATCGTCACCGCCGAGCCCCTCGAGCCAGAGGTCTGGCGCTGGGCGTACACCACCATAGGCACCCTCCCCTACCCCGTCGTCGACTCGAACCCCGGGAAGGGTGGAAGCATCCCCGTCCTAAGCATGTTCATACAAAGCGAGGTCGGGACGTTTTTCACAGGAAACCTAGTGAACTACACCTTCACGCACATCGAGCCCGGCTCCTCGGGCCCACCATTCCCAGGCTTCCACGTAGACGTGGTCGACGATCTTGGGAACAGTATTAGAGGAAAGCCCGGAAGGCTAGTACTCAGGAAGCCCTGGGTCTCTGTGCCCGTGGAGGCCCCTGAGGAGTTCTACGAGGCGTGGAGGAACGGGTACTACGACACAGGCGACCTCGCGTTGATGAACCCGGAGGGCTACGTGTATCCTCTCGGCAGGAGGGACGAGGTGATGAAGGTCAGCGGTTACAGGCTCAGCCCCGGGGCTCTAGAGGAGGCTGCACGACTAGCCGGCGCGGACTGGGCTTTAGCGTTGCCCTTGAGGAACCCTGATAGGCTGGAGGCCCCCGTGCTCATCTATCACGGTGACGCTGAAGAGGAGGAGGTGATTAGGGCGGTGCGCGAGGCTGTAGGTCCCATAGCGACCCCGGTCAAGGTCATCCAAGTCAGCGGTAAACCCGTGGTAAATGCATCGCGCGTGGATTTGGCGTCTCTCACGAGGAAAGGGGAGCTGGAGTCCGTGCTAAGGCTACTCTCCTCCTAG
- a CDS encoding MBL fold metallo-hydrolase encodes MKSLRTLKFRGVTLTRSGFAGVKLSYMESSICIDVPQPDGCTAALYTHNHPRHAPQTPPQVPVYSPFAGRRVAPGERLELVAGVKLLTVHAYSLGYGGAEAHPKGVGVGFLLEFPTRLRVYHAGDTDLVDEVLELRGLVDVAFLPVSGRGVMNPEEAAEAVRTLRPAIAVPVHEETISQARTFKRLAQPYTQVVLMEA; translated from the coding sequence GTGAAGAGCCTGAGAACGCTCAAGTTCAGAGGGGTTACCCTGACCAGGAGCGGCTTCGCGGGCGTCAAGCTCTCGTACATGGAGTCCTCCATATGCATTGACGTGCCTCAGCCTGACGGCTGCACTGCGGCTCTCTACACGCATAACCACCCGAGGCACGCGCCCCAAACCCCTCCTCAAGTGCCCGTTTACTCCCCGTTCGCTGGCCGTAGGGTAGCCCCCGGTGAGCGGCTAGAGCTGGTTGCTGGCGTAAAGCTTCTCACGGTCCACGCGTACAGCCTCGGCTACGGCGGCGCTGAAGCCCACCCCAAGGGCGTGGGGGTGGGTTTCCTGCTCGAGTTCCCCACCAGGCTCCGCGTCTACCACGCCGGGGACACGGACCTCGTCGACGAGGTGCTCGAGCTCAGGGGCCTCGTCGACGTGGCTTTCCTCCCGGTCTCCGGGAGGGGAGTAATGAACCCGGAGGAGGCCGCGGAGGCCGTGAGGACGCTGAGGCCCGCCATCGCGGTCCCCGTGCACGAGGAGACCATCTCTCAAGCCCGCACGTTCAAGAGGCTGGCGCAGCCCTACACTCAAGTCGTCTTAATGGAGGCCTGA
- the hypE gene encoding hydrogenase expression/formation protein HypE: MSLEEAVTLAHGQGGSETLELLRRLVFSKVDESLKKVPRGLGIDKPDDGSLIPLPDGRYLVATVDSYTVNPPFFPGGNIGSLAAHGSINDVVMMGGKPLAMLDSIIAEEGLPMESLERIVDSFISVLRSEGIALIGGDFKVMPKGQVDRIVITTVGLGVAEHPIVDEPKPSDKIIVTDYVGDHGTVILMSQLGLGDVEEIASGLLKSDSKPLTPLLPVLEKFHGYINAARDPTRGGLAGVLNEWAQESGLVFVVEDAELPIREHVKRYAEMLGVDPVYLASEGVAVLSVHPEVAEELLRELRARGFPNARIIGEARSSEKYRGYVLSRTPVGGFRVIEPPRGVLVPRIC, translated from the coding sequence ATGAGCCTCGAAGAGGCAGTCACGCTCGCCCACGGCCAGGGGGGCTCGGAGACCCTCGAGCTCTTAAGGAGGCTCGTTTTCTCCAAGGTGGATGAAAGCCTGAAGAAGGTTCCCAGGGGGCTGGGCATCGACAAGCCCGACGACGGCTCCCTAATACCCCTGCCGGACGGCCGCTACCTGGTGGCGACCGTCGACTCCTACACCGTCAACCCGCCCTTCTTCCCCGGTGGGAACATCGGGAGCCTCGCGGCGCACGGGTCGATCAACGACGTGGTCATGATGGGCGGAAAGCCCCTAGCAATGCTCGACTCGATAATCGCCGAGGAGGGCTTACCCATGGAGAGCCTCGAGAGGATAGTGGACTCATTCATCTCCGTCCTGAGGAGCGAGGGCATCGCCCTGATAGGCGGGGACTTCAAGGTCATGCCGAAGGGCCAGGTCGACAGGATCGTGATAACCACAGTCGGGCTCGGGGTAGCGGAGCACCCAATAGTCGACGAGCCCAAACCGAGTGACAAGATCATCGTCACCGACTACGTCGGAGACCACGGGACAGTGATACTCATGTCGCAGCTGGGCCTCGGAGACGTGGAGGAGATAGCCAGCGGCCTCCTGAAAAGCGACTCGAAGCCACTAACCCCCCTCCTCCCCGTTCTAGAGAAGTTCCACGGCTACATTAACGCCGCCCGCGACCCCACGCGAGGTGGCCTAGCGGGTGTCCTAAACGAGTGGGCTCAGGAGTCTGGCCTCGTCTTCGTGGTGGAGGACGCTGAGCTGCCGATCCGGGAGCACGTGAAAAGGTACGCGGAGATGCTGGGCGTGGACCCCGTTTACCTCGCCAGCGAGGGAGTCGCTGTGCTCAGCGTGCACCCCGAGGTAGCGGAGGAGCTCCTGAGGGAGCTCAGGGCGAGAGGTTTCCCCAACGCGAGGATCATAGGCGAGGCTCGCTCCAGCGAGAAGTACAGGGGCTACGTTCTCTCCAGAACGCCGGTGGGCGGCTTTAGGGTCATCGAGCCCCCGCGCGGCGTGCTTGTGCCAAGGATATGCTGA
- a CDS encoding HypC/HybG/HupF family hydrogenase formation chaperone — protein sequence MCWGAPAVVVESSGSIAKVDYGDGVIREVFVGISEGRIEPGDLVMVHAGVIITKLTPEGILEQIEFIKSVVGEEASAWTSMYENILRLADELKRGGR from the coding sequence ATGTGCTGGGGAGCGCCCGCGGTTGTCGTCGAGTCCAGTGGGTCGATCGCTAAGGTGGACTACGGCGACGGCGTGATCCGGGAAGTATTCGTGGGCATATCCGAGGGCCGGATCGAGCCCGGAGACCTCGTGATGGTGCACGCTGGCGTCATCATTACGAAGCTGACCCCCGAGGGGATTCTCGAGCAGATAGAATTCATCAAGAGCGTGGTTGGCGAGGAGGCCTCAGCCTGGACGAGCATGTACGAGAACATCCTGAGGCTAGCCGATGAGCTGAAAAGGGGTGGCCGATGA